A single window of Doryrhamphus excisus isolate RoL2022-K1 chromosome 5, RoL_Dexc_1.0, whole genome shotgun sequence DNA harbors:
- the LOC131129847 gene encoding cytochrome P450 2J2-like produces MIFQALLQCLDVSGWLLFGFVVLLLTDVVRNRRPPSFPPGPWAVPFLGNVFTPADDKSMENLAKKYGPVFSMRTGGHRMVFIWGYKTIKEALVTQLDSFVDRPIVKLFHEYFKGGIVMSNGYHWKKQRKFANTHLRYFEGHKSLEKYIEFECNFICDAFKDEQGKPFNPQYTIINAVSNIISSVLFGRRFEYSDGTFRKFLQLDTEAIALATAEVMQLYDAFPRLLKYLPGPHQKVHANYREIKVFLRKEVEKHQEEWNQEEPRDYIDVYLGEIEKVKEDPQAVFNIETLLVCILDLVEAGTETAATTLRWAVVYMLHYPDIQKKVQEEIDRVIGQARQPTLADRPNLPYTEAVIHETQRFGNILPFGFPKMASQDATLGGYVIPKGTPITTILTSVLHDKNEWETPDIFNPQHFLDSQGHFRRRDAFLPFSAGKRACLGEQLARMELFLFFATLLQRFTFAAVPGEMPNLEGVMGFTRSPEEFRVLAVPR; encoded by the exons ATGATTTTTCAAGCGCTTCTCCAATGCTTGGACGTTAGTGGCTGGCTGCTGTTTGGTTTTGTTGTGCTGCTGTTGACAGACGTGGTCCGCAATCGGAGACCTCCCAGTTTCCCACCCGGACCCTGGGCTGTGCCTTTTCTTGGAAATGTCTTCACCCCTGCCGACGACAAATCAATGGAAAAT CTGGCAAAAAAGTACGGTCCAGTGTTCAGCATGAGGACAGGAGGTCATAGGATGGTGTTTATTTGGGGTTACAAGACCATCAAAGAAGCTCTCGTCACCCAGCTGGACAGCTTTGTTGATCGTCCCATTGTCAAACTCTTCCATGAGTACTTTAAAGGCG GCATCGTAATGAGCAATGGCTATCACTGGAAAAAGCAAAGGAAATTCGCCAACACTCACCTGCGGTACTTTGAAGGCCACAAGTCActggaaaaatacattgaatTCGAATGTAACTTCATTTGTGACGCTTTCAAAGATGAGCAAG GAAAGCCGTTCAATCCTCAGTACACCATCATAAACGCAGTGAGTAACATCATCTCATCTGTGCTCTTTGGACGCCGCTTTGAGTACAGTGACGGGACCTTCCGCAAGTTCCTACAGTTGGACACCGAAGCCATTGCGCTTGCCACCGCCGAGGTTATGCAG CTTTACGATGCCTTCCCCCGTCTGCTCAAGTACCTGCCCGGTCCCCACCAGAAGGTCCACGCCAACTACAGAGAAATCAAGGTATTCCTGCGGAAGGAAGTGGAGAAGCACCAGGAAGAGTGGAACCAAGAAGAACCCCGGGATTATATTGACGTGTACCTTGGTGAGATAGAGAAG GTGAAGGAAGACCCCCAGGCCGTCTTCAACATTGAAACCCTGCTTGTTTGCATCCTTGACCTGGTGGAGGCCGGCACAGAAACGGCCGCCACAACCTTGCGCTGGGCTGTCGTCTACATGCTGCACTACCCAGACATACAAA AAAAAGTCCAGGAAGAGATCGACAGGGTTATCGGACAGGCTCGCCAGCCCACATTGGCCGACAGACCCAACCTGCCCTACACGGAAGCTGTCATCCACGAAACTCAAAGGTTTGGGAACATTCTTCCCTTTGGATTCCCCAAGATGGCCAGTCAAGATGCTACACTGGGAGGATATGTCATCCCAAAG GGCACACCCATCACCACCATCCTCACATCCGTACTTCATGACAAGAATGAGTGGGAGACGCCAGATATCTTCAACCCTCAGCATTTCTTGGATTCACAGGGCCATTTCCGCAGAAGAGACGCGTTTCTACCATTCTCAGCAG GTAAGCGTGCGTGTTTGGGGGAGCAGCTGGCCAGAATGGAGCTCTTCCTATTCTTTGCGACTCTGCTACAACGCTTCACCTTCGCTGCCGTTCCTGGTGAGATGCCAAACCTGGAGGGTGTGATGGGCTTCACGCGTTCCCCTGAAGAGTTCAGGGTGCTTGCCGTGCCTCGCTGA
- the amotl2a gene encoding angiomotin-like 2a: MRTAEAAPATVLHRLIQEQLRFGNLADTRALLAIQQQALRGGGSAGVGGGGGTGTGSPRSSLESLTQEESPYMHVSTRQDPQGQEYQGSSVQQEKPLRNSLQLHGEELPTYEEAKYLMSQKGDAMSGCAEKGQWDAKREHARSLSERLMQLSLERSTQRNVGALSSSLSFPQLYSTTHIPEGATLDPRGPPPEYPLPQEVCFQEPPPPFYPQHRNAHIPMTAASSDMLMWENQRLRQEVEMYAEKAARLIKLEKEIERISEAYETLMKGSAKREALEKTMRNKLEAEMKRMHDFNRDLREQLCTATKHRAAMEAECSDRKQHVFLKLLEQNEEQQREKERLERNIQHLRLSAEESQRARELLEKALLSSHARNRQLEEELQRKRAYVEKVERLQSSLAQLQAACEKREALELRLRTRLEQELKSMRAQQNQTSGPVASEPSSSLSQQQLREREERILALEADITKWEQKYLEESTMRQFAMDAAATAAAQRDTTIINSSPGHSPDSSFNEDLPPSSPRHQEMENRIRALHVQLLEKDAMIRVLQQRSRWEQSKLEKQGLRLARSVPSISTASGGTETKGKSLSDDQTSGAVLRHRDSSTQCDEAPLGTAATGASEEPDLRVVKSINRTDADMVEILI, from the exons ATGAGAACCGCAGAGGCGGCCCCCGCAACAGTCCTGCATCGCCTCATCCAGGAGCAGCTTCGCTTCGGGAATCTGGCGGACACCCGCGCACTATTGGCGATCCAGCAGCAGGCCCTGCGTGGGGGGGGAAGCGCAGGTGTTGGAGGTGGCGGCGGGACAGGCACCGGTAGTCCTCGCTCCTCTCTGGAGAGCCTGACTCAGGAGGAGTCCCCGTACATGCACGTGTCCACAAGGCAGGACCCTCAAGGCCAGGAGTACCAGGGGAGCAGCGTTCAGCAGGAAAAGCCGCTGAGGAATTCCTTGCAGCTCCATGGAGAGGAGCTTCCCACCTACGAGGAGGCCAAGTACCTGATGTCCCAGAAGGGGGACGCGATGTCCGGGTGTGCTGAGAAAGGACAATGGGATGCCAAACGGGAGCACGCACGCTCCCTCAGCGAGCGCCTCATGCAGTTGTCTCTGGAGAGGAGCACGCAGAGGAACGTTGGGGCTCTGAGCTCCTCGCTCAGCTTCCCTCAGCTCTACAGCACCACACACATCCCTGAAGGAGCCACACTGGACCCGAGAGGACCGCCGCCGGAATACCCACTTCCCCAGGAAGTCTGCTTCCAAGAACCTCCTCCCCCTTTTTACCCTCAACACAG GAACGCTCACATTCCCATGACGGCGGCTTCCAGTGACATGTTAATGTGGGAGAACCAAAGGCTGAGGCAGGAAGTGGAGATGTACGCCGAGAAGGCCGCACGCTTGATCAAG CTGGAGAAGGAGATTGAGAGGATTTCCGAGGCTTACGAGACGCTGATGAAGGGCTCTGCCAAGCGGGAAGCTCTGGAGAAGACGATGAGGAACAAGCTGGAGGCCGAGATGAAGAGGATGCACGACTTCAACCGGGATCTGAGAG AACAACTATGCACGGCTACCAAACACAGAGCGGCCATGGAAGCAGAATGCTCGGACCGCAAGCAGCACGTCTTCTTGAAGCTGCTGGAACAAA ATGAGGAGCAGCAGCGTGAGAAGGAACGACTGGAGAGGAACATCCAGCACTTGCGTCTCTCGGCCGAGGAGAGCCAGCGAGCACGCGAGCTCCTGGAGAAGGCTCTGCTGTCGTCGCACGCTCGCAACCGGCAACTTGAGGAGGAGCTTCAAAGGAAGCGGGCCTACGTGGAGAAGGTGGAGCGCCTTCAGAGCTCGCTGGCCCAGCTGCAGGCAGCGTGCGAGAAGCGGGAAGCGTTGGAGCTGCGGCTGCGCACCAGGCTGGAGCAGGAACTGAAGAGCATGCGCGCACAACAG AACCAGACCTCGGGCCCTGTGGCTTCTGAGCCTAGCTCCTCCTTGTCGCAGCAGCAGCTGAGGGAGCGAGAGGAGCGTATCTTGGCCCTGGAGGCCGACATCACCAAGTGGGAGCAGAAGTATCTGGAGGAGAGCACCATGAGGCAGTTTGCCATGGACGCCGCCGCCACTGCCGCAGCCCAGAG AGACACAACCATCATCAACAGCTCGCCTGGACATTCACCTGACAGCAGTTTTAACGAGGATCTGCCTCCTTCCAGTCCCAGACACCAGGAGATGGAGAACAG AATCCGAGCCTTGCATGTTCAGCTCCTGGAGAAGGACGCCATGATCAGGGTCCTCCAGCAGCGCTCCAGATGGGAGCAGAGCAAGCTGGAGAAACAGGGGCTCCGGCTGGCCAGGTCCGTCCCGTCCATCTCCACGGCGAGCGGCGGCACTGAGACAAAAG GAAAGAGCCTCTCGGATGACCAGACAAGTGGCGCCGTGCTGCGACACCGGGACTCCAGCACCCAATGCGACGAGGCCCCGCTCGGGACGGCTGCCACCG GCGCCTCAGAGGAACCGGACCTCAGAGTAGTCAAGAGCATCAACAGAACAGATGCAGACATGGTGGAGATCCTCATTTGA